GCTGTGTTATGGAGTTGGCGACGTCCATAGCTCCATAGTTCATGAGAACAGAGAGGATCTTCGCTCACTGCTCGACTTCAAGCAGGGTATCACCAGCGATCCATATAGAGCCTTGGGCAACTGGAATACAAGCACCCACTTCTGTCATTGGAATGGAGTGAACTGCACCTTAAATCGACCATGGCGTGTCATGGTACTCAATCTCACCATGCAAAACTTGGTTGGCCAAATCTCCCCGTCTCTTGGAAACCTAACCTTTCTTAACACGCTTGATCTATCCCAAAACCTTTTGCAGGGAATCATACCCGATTCGCTTACAAACTGTTCCAATTTGAACCGTTTATTCCTATCTTACAACAACCTTACGGGTGCGATTCCCACTAGCATAGGCTTTCTTTCAAAACTAATAGTCATGAACTTCCACAGAAATAATCTCGTTGGCGTCATCCCGCCTGCGATAGGAAACATTAGCACTTTAAAAACACTTGACCTTGGAGAAAATCAATTGAACGGGCCAATTCCCGACAAGCTTTGGCACCTACGGAATATGATATACTTTTACCTAGATGGAAATAGTCTATCAGGTGAAATCCCACAGGCTGTCTCTAATATATCTTCTCTCCTGGATTTATCCTTGTCTATCAATATGCTGGAGGGCACATTGCCATCTAACATTGGTAATGCCTTCCCTAATCTCCAAAATCTGTTCTTGGGAGGCAACACTTTCCAGGGTCACATTCCATCTTCTATAGGCAATGCTTCAGGTCTAGGAAGAATAGATCTATCATCTAATGGTTTCAGTGGCCAAATCCCAAGCTCTTTTGGAAGGATCGGAGCGCTGTATTGTCTGAACCTTGAATCAAATAAGCTTGAAGCAGCGAGAGATGGTGAAGGCTGGGAATTCTTCCATGCGCTCGCAAATTGTACTAGTCTACAAGTTATTTCAGTATCCAATAATCAGCTACTGGGAGTCATCGCAAATTCGATAGGTAACCTACCCACCAACCTTACGTATCTTGGAATGAGTGGAAACAAGCTGTCAGGAGTTGTACCCCCAAGCATAGGAAAATTTCAGGACTTATATGCTCTCTTACTAGATGGCAACAGCCTTACCGGAACAATTGAAGAATGGGTTGGCAAACTGACGAAGCTAGAAGCTTTAGACCTCCATGGGAATAACTTTGTTGGGACAATTCCAGCTTCCATTAGCAAACTTACGCAGCTGTCAGTCTTCTCTCTTGCAGATAATAACTTTAATGGTTTTATACCTCCTGGTTTCGGAAACCTTCAATGTATTTCGACATTGAACCTTAGCTATAACAATTTCCAAGGGACCATACCTGTTGAGTTTGGTAAGCTTATACCACTCACCACACTAGATCTTTCATCGAACGAGCTTAGTGGGGAAATTCCTGATACTTTGGGCCAATTTGCACAAATAAAGACCATTCGAATGGACCAAAATTTTCTTACAGGAAACATTCCGACAACCTTCAGCGGTCTAAAGAGCTTGAGCATACTCAATCTTTCCCATAACTATTTGTCAGGCCCCATGCCAGGCTTTTTATGCGATCTAGACCTTCTAACTAAACTGGACTTATCTTACAATAATTTCAAAGGAGAAATACCAAGAACTGGTATATTCCATAATGCTACAGTTGTTTCACTCGATGGCAATCCAGGACTGTGTGGAGGAACCATGGACTTGCATGTGCCTGCATGCCATTTTGCTCATAGAAGAGTAGAAAACATAAACTATTTGGTCAAAATATTGACCCCAATATTTGGTTTCATGTCATTCATGATGTTGATATATATTATAATCCATGGGAAGAAGACTGCAAGAAGACCATACTTGATGCTTTCTTTTGGTAAGAAGTTCCCCAAAGTTTCTTATAAGgatctagcccaagctacagGAAACTTCTCCACGTCAAATCTAATTGGGAGAGGAAGCTATGGTTCAGTTTACGAAGGAAAATTAACTCAAGCTAAAGTGCAAGTGGCA
This window of the Panicum virgatum strain AP13 chromosome 1K, P.virgatum_v5, whole genome shotgun sequence genome carries:
- the LOC120708481 gene encoding receptor kinase-like protein Xa21, with amino-acid sequence MAAGWAEVTVNCLMHYFKQPAKLKLAVIIVVPFLLLCYGVGDVHSSIVHENREDLRSLLDFKQGITSDPYRALGNWNTSTHFCHWNGVNCTLNRPWRVMVLNLTMQNLVGQISPSLGNLTFLNTLDLSQNLLQGIIPDSLTNCSNLNRLFLSYNNLTGAIPTSIGFLSKLIVMNFHRNNLVGVIPPAIGNISTLKTLDLGENQLNGPIPDKLWHLRNMIYFYLDGNSLSGEIPQAVSNISSLLDLSLSINMLEGTLPSNIGNAFPNLQNLFLGGNTFQGHIPSSIGNASGLGRIDLSSNGFSGQIPSSFGRIGALYCLNLESNKLEAARDGEGWEFFHALANCTSLQVISVSNNQLLGVIANSIGNLPTNLTYLGMSGNKLSGVVPPSIGKFQDLYALLLDGNSLTGTIEEWVGKLTKLEALDLHGNNFVGTIPASISKLTQLSVFSLADNNFNGFIPPGFGNLQCISTLNLSYNNFQGTIPVEFGKLIPLTTLDLSSNELSGEIPDTLGQFAQIKTIRMDQNFLTGNIPTTFSGLKSLSILNLSHNYLSGPMPGFLCDLDLLTKLDLSYNNFKGEIPRTGIFHNATVVSLDGNPGLCGGTMDLHVPACHFAHRRVENINYLVKILTPIFGFMSFMMLIYIIIHGKKTARRPYLMLSFGKKFPKVSYKDLAQATGNFSTSNLIGRGSYGSVYEGKLTQAKVQVAIKVFDLEMRCANKSFISECEVLRSIRHRNLLPILTACSTVDNSGNDFKALIYVFMQNGNLDTWLHHGPGVARKRLGLVPRMNIAVSIADALAYLHYDCGRPIVHCDLKPTNILLDGDMDAHLGDFGIASLVLDSRSTAVGYSGANSSVAAMGTLGYIAPEYGQTVRASTCGDVYSFGIVLLEMLTGKRPTDSMFGDDLSIVTFVERNFQDQMLVKIDPHLQEECKGSIQAMPEAENEICRCLLSLVQVALSCTRLFPRERMNMREVSINLHAIRRSYVAAIKQE